A single window of Actinoallomurus bryophytorum DNA harbors:
- a CDS encoding restriction endonuclease subunit S, whose amino-acid sequence MTGPLWTRLPDGWLTGQVRNVATVTLGKMLQSKDSGSDMPTPYMRAANVQPNGVLALDDVNEMWFSEAELEQLSIRAGDVVVVEGGQGGFGRAAYVENDLPGWGFQNSINRLRPIGDFDGRFIAFYLIALRASGYIRAYCNVVSMPHLTAEKLARIPIPLPPVKQQRAIADYLDRETARIDTLIEEQQTLVRLLAERRVAVMADPFGQAHPTAPLGAVLEELIDHRGKTPGKVGDKTDDFTDEGVPVVSAIHIKNGQISWDERERFVPYWMFEKWMPVRLRTGDVLLTSEAPLGNVAQVPTDAPLVLSQRLFALRSREDILDSTYLRFFLESDRGQALLRDGASGSTVSGIRQSRLVQVPVPVPPVDEQRRVSQRIREQITKIDTLMAETARFVELSKERRAALITAAVTGQIDV is encoded by the coding sequence GTGACCGGGCCACTGTGGACGAGATTGCCGGACGGTTGGCTGACTGGCCAGGTCAGGAATGTCGCGACGGTTACGCTCGGCAAGATGCTCCAGAGCAAGGACAGCGGCAGTGACATGCCCACGCCATACATGCGCGCAGCCAACGTGCAACCCAATGGCGTGCTTGCCCTCGACGACGTGAACGAGATGTGGTTCAGCGAAGCTGAACTGGAGCAGTTGAGCATTCGGGCGGGCGATGTCGTCGTTGTCGAAGGCGGGCAAGGCGGATTCGGCCGTGCTGCCTACGTCGAAAACGACCTTCCGGGCTGGGGTTTCCAGAATTCAATCAACCGACTCCGCCCCATCGGCGACTTCGATGGACGCTTCATCGCGTTCTACCTCATCGCGCTGCGGGCAAGCGGCTACATCCGCGCCTACTGCAACGTCGTGTCGATGCCACACCTTACGGCCGAAAAGCTCGCACGCATACCGATCCCGCTGCCGCCGGTGAAGCAGCAGCGCGCCATCGCCGACTACCTCGACCGAGAGACCGCCCGCATCGATACGCTCATCGAGGAGCAGCAGACCCTTGTCAGACTCCTCGCTGAGCGCCGTGTTGCTGTCATGGCGGATCCATTCGGTCAGGCACATCCAACGGCGCCCCTTGGCGCGGTGCTTGAGGAACTGATCGATCACAGGGGAAAGACGCCTGGCAAGGTTGGGGACAAGACCGACGACTTCACCGATGAGGGCGTGCCTGTTGTTTCGGCCATTCACATTAAGAACGGACAGATCTCCTGGGATGAGCGTGAGCGGTTTGTGCCCTACTGGATGTTCGAGAAGTGGATGCCCGTTCGGCTGCGCACAGGGGATGTGCTGCTCACATCGGAAGCACCGCTGGGCAACGTTGCGCAGGTTCCCACAGACGCGCCTCTTGTCTTGAGTCAGCGTCTGTTCGCACTTCGGAGCCGTGAAGATATTCTGGACTCCACCTACCTCCGGTTCTTCCTTGAAAGTGACCGAGGTCAAGCGCTCTTGCGGGATGGAGCAAGCGGGTCCACCGTCTCGGGTATCCGGCAGTCGAGATTGGTGCAAGTTCCGGTGCCAGTCCCTCCAGTCGATGAGCAGCGCCGAGTTTCACAGCGGATCAGGGAGCAGATCACAAAGATCGACACACTCATGGCCGAAACCGCACGGTTCGTCGAGCTATCGAAGGAACGCCGCGCGGCGCTGATCACGGCCGCAGTGACTGGCCAGATCGACGTATGA